CTCAGCCGCCGGATATATACATCCACCAGGTTTGATCCGCTCGCTCTGCCGTAATCCCACACATGTCTTTCGGCCATCTCACGCGTGATTAGCCAGTTAGGGTTGCGAATCATATATTCGAGCAAGGCAAATTCCTTGCCGGTCAGCTCGATTGGCACACCCGCTCGTTGAGCAGTATGTGCAGCTGGGTCCACCTCCAGGTCCGCTGCGCTCAACACTCCCATCTTGTCGGGAGCATCGCGCCGCATGACCGCCCTCAGGCGTGCTTGAAGCTCATCCATCGAAAAGGGCTTGACCAAGTAATCATCAGCGCCACTGTCCAATCCCTTCACCCGGTCATCCACTGTATCCCGCGCAGTGAGCATGAGGATCGGGGTGCGCAGGCGCATCTTTCTTAGGTTCCGGCATACCTCCAGGCCATCAAGTTCGGGCAACATGATATCGAGAATGATTGCATCGTAAGGTGTCAGCTCAGCCAGCTCTTGCCCTTCAGCGCCGTCGGCTGCGCTATCAACCACATAGCTCGCCTCTTCCAGGCTGAGCCGGATCGTATTTCGCAGGCGGGCATTATCTTCGACCAGGAGCAGGCGCATAAGCAGATTATACAACCATCAAAGCTTAGTGTTTTACAGGCCTATGTGCTTGATGGAGCACATTCTGTTGTTCTTTTTCTGCCCTGAGTTGCTTGGCATTGATCAGCCAGTATGCGGTCAGGAATACCACCACCAAAAAAGTACCAAGATAGATCAGCTGTGCCACAGGCAGAGCTGAATCACTGCCGGAGAAAAAGGCGTGCAAGACCACACCCAGGTAGCCTGCCATACTCAAGGTATGGATGGCCTTGAACCGCTTCTGCCCAATCCGCTTGCGCAGGTAAAACGTGATCGTCACCAGCAAGCTCAGGTATGCCCCAATGGTACCCAGGCCTACCCAAAAAGGTTGGTAAGTTGCTGCAAACGGGACGAGCACCTGGGCCAGGGTGAATGGCAGGTATTGATCGATTAATAAAACCCCAACATGGATGACCACGAAACCAATCGCCAACAAGGAGATGTACTCGTGAAAATCTACCACGAAGGTGGGAGACAGCAGGCGCTGGAAAAATTTGGTTGGAATGGCGAGTCCCCATAGCATCGAAAACCACAACAAGAAATACGCCACCCAACCCGCTGCTCGTGTGACATACCAGGTGGCATGGCTGCTGTTGGTGGCGAATAACCAGGTGAACAGGTTGGAAACAATCTGTCCCATTGGCAAGGTTCGCATTAAAAGGTATCCGACTGCCCCTGCAGTCAGGGCGGCTGCAAAAATAAATACTCCGAGCAGCCAGGAAAAGGCTTTCTTATGCTCAGCTTCGTGTGTAGTGATCCTGCTATCAGACATGAAACACCTCGTGATAATTCTTGGAGCCATGCACCCAGCCGGTTTTATCGACGGCCAGGTACGTTAATTTTGAATAGTGTCCGATCAATTCATCCGCCGATCGGGGTCCAGCGATCAGCAAGGCTTTGGCAAACACTTCCGCTTCCACCGACTGCTCAGCCCAAACGGTCACGCTCAGCCAATCCGTCTCGGCAGACCGGCCGCTGCGTGGGTCAATCAGGTGATGCTGCACCCGCCCGTTATGTTTCCACTGCCGCTTGACTATTGAAGATGTAGCAACCGCCCCCGGTGGTACACGCAAGACTGCCAGGTCTTCTTCAGGTTTCAGCGGATTCTCCAGCCCCACCTCCCAATCATCCTGCCCTCGTGGCAGGTTGACCAGGAACATATCCCCACCGGCACTGACAGCACATGCCTCACTGTATTTTGCCAGTCTCTGCGCGGCTTGTTCGGCAATCCATCCCTTAGCGATGCCTCCCAGGTCGATCTGCATCTCTCCCGGCAAGTACACCAATTTACGCAATGGATCGAGCCGGATTTGCCTGAAATCCTGATTGATTTCCGCCTCGTAGTTTGCGTTCTCAACCAAATTTTCTTGGCTATCGTCTTTCCGGATATCATCCATGCTGCGGTTATAACCCAACCTCTTTAATGCTGGCAGGATTGCCGGGTTAAATAATCCCCCAGTCACCATTGCTAACTTGTGGGCTTCATTGATTACCTCGTACATCTTATCTGAAGCCTGGAACCACGTGCCTGCGGAATGATTAAGCTCCACCAGCTCACTGGTCTCTGAGAATCGCGTGAACCGTTGCTCACTTCTGGCAATGAGCTCGCGTACCTGTGCGAATCCATGGGCGATCACTTCAGCGTCTGCACCCTCGGCAGCCACCACGATATCCGAGTTCATTGCCCGGAATTCATCGTACTTCATTTATGAGCCACCTGTCCGCAGGCGCGGGCTAAAGGAGTTAAACTTGTTCTGATTCAAGAATTGAAAGCCGTTGGATGGGGCGTTTTGGTTGAATGATCGACTAGCCGAGTTAGTCGTTGGTGAGCTGATCACCGGCTGGTTGATCTGGAGTGGTGCCGGTTTGTTGGAATGGGATAATAGAATGTAACCACCGATAAAGCTGAACAGTGCTGCGATCGTAAAGTACACGCGCAAGCCTTTCTTGACGATTTTCATGATCAAAGCCTTTCTTTTATGCGCAGATAAGGGTTTGCATCCCCACTGGTGAAGGACAGATATAGCATTTGTTTAGTGGAAAGAAGACGAGCTACCTTGTGGCAGGAAGATGTTTCCATTCTCGTCGATGCTGATCACACCCCGTTGCTGCAGTACCAGCAAGAGGTTCTGGTATTGCTGGATAGCCTGACTCGCTTGCTGCAGCTGAGACTGCAACGCATTTACTTCTTGTTGTAGCTGCTGCACCTGAGCTGGGTTTGCTGCAAGGTTTTGGGAGGCGCTGGTATTATTGCTAAGTCTGTTGCTAGTTAACCCGGTGTTCGGAGTGTTTTGCAGTGGAACTGTATTGGTGTTGGTGAAGGCGCTTACCCCGATCACCACGATTCCCAGGCCGAGGACGGCGGTGATGATCAAGGCAGTGGTAATGGCTGAGAAGTGTTTCATGTTCATTTCCCTTCTAGAAACAAGATATTGTGTATCTAATTGACATAATATATCAAGTTAAGATGACAATCAGATGAACTTGGAAAGAATATTATTTATAAAATTTATTGGATGAGAAGTCAGATTTTTATGTGCCTATCAATTTTTCCTACAAAACACTTGTAAACTCCATGATAAAAGGATATGATTTATGGAACCAATTTTCTTCATCTGGGTAAACGTAAGCCTGTCGCGTCAATTGCTGGATAGGGGAGATCAGCTATGGCAGAGTCACTGCAAGCTCAGCTCGAGAAATTACGCCTCTCAATCAAAGGTCTGGAAGCACAACGCCTTGCCTTGGGTGATGAGGTGGTCGAACCAGCCCTGGCAGCTTTGAGGCAGCAAGAAACGGTTCTGGAAGCACAGCTCGCTGTCCAGGCAGTACCAGTCGAAGAACGCCGTATGGTCACCATCCTGTTCATCGACATGGTGGGCTCCACTGCCATGGCCGAAAAAATGGATCCTGAGGAGTGGCGCCAGGTGGTTTCAAGGTTGCATACCTCCATGGGAGCAGCAATTAATTCGCACCATGGGTCCATCGCCCAATACCTCGGAGATGGATTGTTGGCATTCTTTGGCTCACGGCAGGCAAGTGAGAACGATCCAGAAAATGCCATCCGGGCTGCCCTGGATATTCAGGCTGCTGCAGACAACCAAAATTTCCCTGAGAAGATCCAATTACGCGCTGGCATTCATACCGGCCTTGTAGTGGTGGGCGAGCTTGGGGATGCCACCCACAAGGAATTTACTGCCAGCGGTGACGCCATGAACCTGGCTTCCCGACTACAGTCTGCCGCACCACCCGGTGGAATCATGATCTCGAATGACACCTACCACTACGTGCGTGGTGTCTTCGATTTGACCCCTCAACCGCCATTGACAGTAAAAGGTAAACGAGAGCCTGTCCTGACCTATCTCGTTCGTCGCGCCAAGCCACGTCCATTCCGTAGTGTGACACGTGGAGTGGCAGGTGTGGAAACTCGCACAGTCGGGCGTGACCTGGAAATGCAGTCACTCTGCCAGGCATATCTTAAGGCATACGAAGGACACGGGGTGGTGTGGGTCCAGCTTTTAGGCGAGGCAGGGATAGGGAAAAGCCGCCTGATGGAAGACATGATGGATTGGATCGACCTGCGCGAGGAGACCACCCGTTTGATGCGAGCGCGTGCCTTCCCAGATGATGCCAACCAGCCATTTGCACTGGTACGCCGTCTCTGGTTTGACCGCTTCCAAATCGCAGAAGATATTCCCCTGCAACAAGCCGAGGCGCGCTGGGTGGAGCGCTTCTCCGAATTTTATGGTCGTGAAGATTGTGACGAACCTGCCCATGCCTTGGGCTTGTTGGTTGGTTTGCCATTTGAAAACAGTCCATATATCAAGGCCATGCGCACTGATCCTACCCAGGTCAAAGGGCGAGCGTTTGTGGTTAGCCGGGAGCTAGTCAATGCCGTCCGCAAATACAACCAGGTGGTGATCTTGCTGGAAGACCTGCAATGGACCGACCTGGCTTCATGGGATTATCTGGCGGAGGTTTTCTTTGATCCGTTCACGGGAGCACAGCCGAACGGAGTATTCATCCTTGCGGCAGCGCGCCCAGAATGGCACCCACCCAAAGGGCTGGCCGACCTGTTGGGCTCGAGCAGCTCGGTAAGTGAGACCAGTGCACCATGCGGTACCTTGGTGGATCTGTCGCCATTGAGCGACCAGGCTGTCCGTGAGATGGCAATGGAATTATTACAGCGCGTCCCAATCGTCCCGGAACAGGTGATTGAGCTACTGGTGGAGCGCTCTGAAGGTGTACCTTATTTTGCTGAGGAGATGGTCAATTGGTTTATTGACCATGGCATCCTGGATACCCAGGGCGAGCAATGGTGCATCTACCCCGAAAGATTGAAGGAGCAGCCCCTACCAGCCACTTTACAACACCTACTCCTGACCCGCCTGAGCAGCTTATCCACTGCCGAGCGGGTAGCTCTGCAACGAGGTGCGATCTTCGGTCGGCGCTTCTGGTCGGGGGGCGTGGAAGCCCTGGGCATCGCGGCTGGTACTGAGGTGTTCGGTCACCTGCAGCCGCGCGGTTTCGTGGAATCCCAGCC
This sequence is a window from Anaerolineales bacterium. Protein-coding genes within it:
- a CDS encoding DNA-binding response regulator; its protein translation is MRLLLVEDNARLRNTIRLSLEEASYVVDSAADGAEGQELAELTPYDAIILDIMLPELDGLEVCRNLRKMRLRTPILMLTARDTVDDRVKGLDSGADDYLVKPFSMDELQARLRAVMRRDAPDKMGVLSAADLEVDPAAHTAQRAGVPIELTGKEFALLEYMIRNPNWLITREMAERHVWDYGRASGSNLVDVYIRRLRRKVDDPFEIKLIETVRGYGYRLNKPEA
- a CDS encoding FAD:protein FMN transferase, whose amino-acid sequence is MKYDEFRAMNSDIVVAAEGADAEVIAHGFAQVRELIARSEQRFTRFSETSELVELNHSAGTWFQASDKMYEVINEAHKLAMVTGGLFNPAILPALKRLGYNRSMDDIRKDDSQENLVENANYEAEINQDFRQIRLDPLRKLVYLPGEMQIDLGGIAKGWIAEQAAQRLAKYSEACAVSAGGDMFLVNLPRGQDDWEVGLENPLKPEEDLAVLRVPPGAVATSSIVKRQWKHNGRVQHHLIDPRSGRSAETDWLSVTVWAEQSVEAEVFAKALLIAGPRSADELIGHYSKLTYLAVDKTGWVHGSKNYHEVFHV